A single window of Ananas comosus cultivar F153 linkage group 24, ASM154086v1, whole genome shotgun sequence DNA harbors:
- the LOC109728784 gene encoding ribosome production factor 1 isoform X1, with the protein MGKEKKRKGSCEAEAEAVAERGGGEEKRKKSRTAPSEIKNKEKRSAVHAKLKREKKILKRKQAKARDAAYKKAIELGEEPPEKKVPRTIENTREPDETVCRPDDEELFAGNDADEFSAVLNCGVTPKILITTCRFHSSRGLAFIEELKSVIPNAHDYARGTYDLKKIVEYAKRKDFTAIINVHTNRREPDGLYIIKLPDGPTAHFKLSNLVLRKDIKNHGNPTSHKPELVLNNFTTRLGNRIGRLIQSLFPQEPDFRGRRVVTFHNQRDFIFFRHHRYIFDAKEKKEDSKGKATQAAKGKNLPEKKVIARLQRVEEMKYSMYCCMLATLTTSTPEKECGPRFTLKLISLQHGTFDTKGGEHEWVHKPEMDTSRRRFFL; encoded by the exons atggggaaggagaagaagaggaagggcTCGTgcgaagcggaagcggaagcggtaGCAGAGcgtggaggaggagaggagaagaggaagaagagccGTACGGCCCCCTCCGAGATAAAGAACAAGGAGAAGCGGAGCGCCGTGCACGCGAAGCTCAAGCGCGAGAAGAAGATCCTGAAGCGGAAGCAGGCCAAGGCCCGCGATGCCGCCTACAAGAAGGCCATCGAACTCGGCGAAGAg CCTCCGGAGAAGAAGGTGCCCCGCACGATCGAGAACACAAGGGAGCCCGACGAGACCGTGTGCCGACCCGACGATGAAGAG TTGTTTGCTGGCAACGATGCTGATGAATTTAGTGCAGTTTTAAATTGTGGAGTCACTCCAAAGATATTGATCACCACTTGCCGTTTTCATTCTTCT AGAGGTCTTGCCTTCATTGAAGAGCTGAAATCAGTGATCCCTAATGCCCATGACTATGCCAGAGGAACATATGACCTGAAAAAG ATTGTGGAATATGCAAAGAGAAAGGACTTTACGGCCATTATAAATGTCCATACAAATCGAAGAGAACCAG ATGGATTGTATATCATTAAGTTACCAGATGGACCAACTGCACATTTCAAACTGTCTAATCTTGTCCTGCGCAAGGATATCAAG AATCATGGAAATCCTACAAGTCATAAGCCTGAGTTAGTGTTAAACAACTTCACGACACGCCTTGGCAATCGAATTGGAAG GTTAATACAGTCACTTTTTCCTCAAGAACCTGATTTCCGTGGTCGTCGAGTTGTTACCTTTCATAACCAGCGAGATTTCATATTTTTCCGGCATCATAG ATACATCTTTGACGCCAAAGAGAAAAAGGAGGACTCAAAAGGTAAAGCTACCCAGGCTGCTAAAGGCAAGAATTTACCTGAAAAGAAAGTGATTGCTCGGCTTCAG AGAGTGGAAGAGATGAAATATAGCATGTATTGCTGCATGCTTGCAACTCTGACGACAAGCACTCCTGAAAAG GAGTGTGGTCCTCGATTTACATTGAAGTTAATCAGTTTGCAGCATGGAACATTTGATACAAAAGGTGGAGAACATGAATGGGTCCATAAG CCTGAGATGGATACAAGCAGGAGGAGATTTTTCTTGTAG
- the LOC109728784 gene encoding ribosome production factor 1 isoform X2, translated as MGKEKKRKGSCEAEAEAVAERGGGEEKRKKSRTAPSEIKNKEKRSAVHAKLKREKKILKRKQAKARDAAYKKAIELGEEPPEKKVPRTIENTREPDETVCRPDDEELFAGNDADEFSAVLNCGVTPKILITTCRFHSSRGLAFIEELKSVIPNAHDYARGTYDLKKIVEYAKRKDFTAIINVHTNRREPDGLYIIKLPDGPTAHFKLSNLVLRKDIKNHGNPTSHKPELVLNNFTTRLGNRIGRLIQSLFPQEPDFRGRRVVTFHNQRDFIFFRHHRYIFDAKEKKEDSKGKATQAAKGKNLPEKKVIARLQECGPRFTLKLISLQHGTFDTKGGEHEWVHKPEMDTSRRRFFL; from the exons atggggaaggagaagaagaggaagggcTCGTgcgaagcggaagcggaagcggtaGCAGAGcgtggaggaggagaggagaagaggaagaagagccGTACGGCCCCCTCCGAGATAAAGAACAAGGAGAAGCGGAGCGCCGTGCACGCGAAGCTCAAGCGCGAGAAGAAGATCCTGAAGCGGAAGCAGGCCAAGGCCCGCGATGCCGCCTACAAGAAGGCCATCGAACTCGGCGAAGAg CCTCCGGAGAAGAAGGTGCCCCGCACGATCGAGAACACAAGGGAGCCCGACGAGACCGTGTGCCGACCCGACGATGAAGAG TTGTTTGCTGGCAACGATGCTGATGAATTTAGTGCAGTTTTAAATTGTGGAGTCACTCCAAAGATATTGATCACCACTTGCCGTTTTCATTCTTCT AGAGGTCTTGCCTTCATTGAAGAGCTGAAATCAGTGATCCCTAATGCCCATGACTATGCCAGAGGAACATATGACCTGAAAAAG ATTGTGGAATATGCAAAGAGAAAGGACTTTACGGCCATTATAAATGTCCATACAAATCGAAGAGAACCAG ATGGATTGTATATCATTAAGTTACCAGATGGACCAACTGCACATTTCAAACTGTCTAATCTTGTCCTGCGCAAGGATATCAAG AATCATGGAAATCCTACAAGTCATAAGCCTGAGTTAGTGTTAAACAACTTCACGACACGCCTTGGCAATCGAATTGGAAG GTTAATACAGTCACTTTTTCCTCAAGAACCTGATTTCCGTGGTCGTCGAGTTGTTACCTTTCATAACCAGCGAGATTTCATATTTTTCCGGCATCATAG ATACATCTTTGACGCCAAAGAGAAAAAGGAGGACTCAAAAGGTAAAGCTACCCAGGCTGCTAAAGGCAAGAATTTACCTGAAAAGAAAGTGATTGCTCGGCTTCAG GAGTGTGGTCCTCGATTTACATTGAAGTTAATCAGTTTGCAGCATGGAACATTTGATACAAAAGGTGGAGAACATGAATGGGTCCATAAG CCTGAGATGGATACAAGCAGGAGGAGATTTTTCTTGTAG
- the LOC109728784 gene encoding ribosome production factor 1 isoform X3 yields the protein MGKEKKRKGSCEAEAEAVAERGGGEEKRKKSRTAPSEIKNKEKRSAVHAKLKREKKILKRKQAKARDAAYKKAIELGEEPPEKKVPRTIENTREPDETVCRPDDEERGLAFIEELKSVIPNAHDYARGTYDLKKIVEYAKRKDFTAIINVHTNRREPDGLYIIKLPDGPTAHFKLSNLVLRKDIKNHGNPTSHKPELVLNNFTTRLGNRIGRLIQSLFPQEPDFRGRRVVTFHNQRDFIFFRHHRYIFDAKEKKEDSKGKATQAAKGKNLPEKKVIARLQRVEEMKYSMYCCMLATLTTSTPEKECGPRFTLKLISLQHGTFDTKGGEHEWVHKPEMDTSRRRFFL from the exons atggggaaggagaagaagaggaagggcTCGTgcgaagcggaagcggaagcggtaGCAGAGcgtggaggaggagaggagaagaggaagaagagccGTACGGCCCCCTCCGAGATAAAGAACAAGGAGAAGCGGAGCGCCGTGCACGCGAAGCTCAAGCGCGAGAAGAAGATCCTGAAGCGGAAGCAGGCCAAGGCCCGCGATGCCGCCTACAAGAAGGCCATCGAACTCGGCGAAGAg CCTCCGGAGAAGAAGGTGCCCCGCACGATCGAGAACACAAGGGAGCCCGACGAGACCGTGTGCCGACCCGACGATGAAGAG AGAGGTCTTGCCTTCATTGAAGAGCTGAAATCAGTGATCCCTAATGCCCATGACTATGCCAGAGGAACATATGACCTGAAAAAG ATTGTGGAATATGCAAAGAGAAAGGACTTTACGGCCATTATAAATGTCCATACAAATCGAAGAGAACCAG ATGGATTGTATATCATTAAGTTACCAGATGGACCAACTGCACATTTCAAACTGTCTAATCTTGTCCTGCGCAAGGATATCAAG AATCATGGAAATCCTACAAGTCATAAGCCTGAGTTAGTGTTAAACAACTTCACGACACGCCTTGGCAATCGAATTGGAAG GTTAATACAGTCACTTTTTCCTCAAGAACCTGATTTCCGTGGTCGTCGAGTTGTTACCTTTCATAACCAGCGAGATTTCATATTTTTCCGGCATCATAG ATACATCTTTGACGCCAAAGAGAAAAAGGAGGACTCAAAAGGTAAAGCTACCCAGGCTGCTAAAGGCAAGAATTTACCTGAAAAGAAAGTGATTGCTCGGCTTCAG AGAGTGGAAGAGATGAAATATAGCATGTATTGCTGCATGCTTGCAACTCTGACGACAAGCACTCCTGAAAAG GAGTGTGGTCCTCGATTTACATTGAAGTTAATCAGTTTGCAGCATGGAACATTTGATACAAAAGGTGGAGAACATGAATGGGTCCATAAG CCTGAGATGGATACAAGCAGGAGGAGATTTTTCTTGTAG